From Microcoleus sp. FACHB-831, a single genomic window includes:
- a CDS encoding SRPBCC family protein, with the protein MTGNISLTSMDAASDLPQSKNQFAAILQGEILVETRSHSAWGGAVTAQMYLPLGRSHVWQQLTDYPRWVQYFPDVRRSEVLNTKDGLTQGCKRLYQVADKSFLFLSLQVEVYLNVLEVSGQRIQFLLEKGTFADFTADLQLQDCSMGTLLTYTVQATPLIPVPSVFIEQAMKLELPANMRTMRRVICGNC; encoded by the coding sequence ATGACTGGAAATATTTCCTTAACTTCAATGGATGCCGCGTCAGACTTACCGCAGAGTAAAAACCAATTTGCGGCAATATTACAAGGCGAGATTTTAGTAGAAACGCGATCGCACTCGGCGTGGGGGGGTGCGGTGACGGCGCAAATGTACTTACCGCTAGGGCGATCGCACGTTTGGCAGCAATTGACAGACTATCCCCGTTGGGTGCAGTATTTCCCAGATGTAAGACGTTCTGAGGTACTAAACACCAAAGACGGATTAACTCAGGGTTGCAAGCGTCTGTACCAAGTTGCCGATAAATCTTTCCTATTTCTAAGCCTTCAAGTCGAAGTTTACTTGAACGTTTTGGAAGTTTCAGGGCAAAGAATCCAGTTCCTGCTGGAAAAAGGCACTTTTGCTGACTTTACCGCCGACTTACAACTGCAAGATTGCTCTATGGGGACTTTGCTCACCTACACGGTACAGGCGACGCCACTTATTCCCGTACCTTCCGTTTTCATCGAACAAGCAATGAAATTAGAATTACCCGCCAATATGCGAACAATGCGGCGGGTTATTTGTGGGAATTGCTAA
- a CDS encoding NAD(P)/FAD-dependent oxidoreductase: MSQASLRVVAIGGGAAGFFGAIACAQSSPHAQVTLLEAGREFLTKVRISGGGRCNVTNACFDPAGLVPNYPRGGKALRGAFSRFQSKDTVAWFAAQGVQLKTEADGRMFPVTDNSETIVDCLIYAAKEAGVKLRTNAPVVSIVRGGRDANITEDPLLTPTYKGGEQEEFEINLKSGEVIKCDRILIATGSNPHGYRWAKDLGHTLEPPVPSLFTFNVKDPRLEDLAGVSAENVRVRLLSADKTKLEQTGPLLITHWGLSGPAILKLSAWSARVLHDAEYQASLQINWLPQYNPENLRSLLQAVRSQLPRRAISTSCPIPVPKRLWQHLAAYVGIGAEDTWAGLSNKVLNQLVQELTQGEYQIKGKGVFKEEFVTCGGVNLKEVDFKTMESKCCPGLYFAGEILDIDGVTGGFNFQSAWTTAWLAGQAMAN; this comes from the coding sequence GTGTCACAGGCATCGCTAAGAGTAGTTGCGATTGGCGGTGGGGCGGCTGGGTTTTTTGGCGCGATCGCCTGTGCCCAATCCAGCCCCCACGCCCAAGTTACTTTGTTAGAAGCAGGGCGCGAATTCCTGACTAAAGTTCGCATATCTGGCGGGGGGCGTTGTAATGTCACTAACGCTTGCTTCGATCCTGCTGGTTTAGTCCCAAATTATCCTCGTGGAGGTAAAGCTCTGCGGGGTGCTTTTAGTAGGTTCCAATCTAAGGATACAGTCGCCTGGTTTGCCGCCCAAGGCGTTCAGCTAAAAACTGAGGCGGATGGGCGGATGTTTCCGGTTACTGATAATTCAGAAACTATTGTCGATTGTTTAATCTATGCCGCTAAGGAGGCTGGGGTTAAGCTTCGCACTAATGCACCTGTGGTTTCAATTGTTCGGGGCGGTCGAGATGCCAATATCACGGAAGATCCCCTCTTAACCCCTACTTATAAAGGCGGGGAACAAGAGGAGTTTGAGATTAATTTGAAATCGGGAGAGGTAATTAAGTGCGATCGCATTCTTATTGCTACTGGTAGTAATCCGCACGGATATCGCTGGGCAAAAGATCTAGGTCACACTCTTGAACCGCCAGTCCCCTCGCTCTTTACTTTTAATGTGAAAGATCCTCGTTTAGAAGATTTGGCTGGGGTAAGCGCCGAGAATGTTCGCGTGCGGTTGCTAAGTGCGGATAAAACCAAGCTAGAGCAAACGGGGCCGCTACTTATCACGCACTGGGGACTAAGTGGCCCAGCGATTCTCAAACTCTCGGCTTGGAGCGCTAGAGTTCTGCACGATGCTGAATATCAAGCATCTTTGCAGATAAATTGGCTTCCCCAGTACAATCCAGAAAACTTGCGATCGCTGCTACAGGCTGTTAGATCCCAATTGCCTCGACGCGCAATTTCCACTAGCTGCCCAATTCCCGTTCCCAAACGACTATGGCAGCATTTAGCGGCCTATGTTGGTATTGGTGCAGAAGACACTTGGGCGGGTTTATCTAATAAAGTCTTAAATCAGCTAGTGCAAGAACTCACTCAGGGCGAATACCAAATTAAGGGCAAGGGAGTATTTAAGGAAGAATTTGTTACCTGTGGCGGCGTTAATTTGAAAGAAGTAGATTTCAAGACAATGGAAAGTAAGTGCTGTCCGGGGCTTTATTTTGCTGGCGAAATTCTGGATATTGACGGCGTAACGGGCGGTTTTAACTTTCAAAGTGCTTGGACTACAGCATGGTTAGCCGGACAAGCAATGGCTAATTGA
- a CDS encoding peroxiredoxin has product MFRRTFLNILFASCLALVAWFNLSPAASALGGKLPSVNQPAPEFTLPTNTGDRAISLSDYKGKWVVLYFYPKDFTSGCTLEARRFQQDLPKYRSKNTQIIGVSADSVDSHAKFCDSEGLKFPLLADVDGKVSKAYGSWIGYVSMRHTFIVDPKGILRETYTGVNPSIHSAEVLARLNELQSAAS; this is encoded by the coding sequence ATGTTCCGTCGTACCTTCCTCAACATTTTATTTGCCAGTTGCCTTGCTCTAGTGGCTTGGTTTAACTTGTCACCTGCGGCGTCTGCACTCGGCGGGAAACTCCCCTCTGTCAATCAACCCGCACCAGAATTCACGCTACCAACGAACACAGGCGATCGCGCAATTTCCCTCTCCGATTACAAGGGTAAGTGGGTGGTTCTCTACTTCTACCCCAAAGACTTCACCTCTGGTTGCACGCTGGAAGCTCGTCGGTTTCAGCAAGATTTGCCAAAATACCGTAGCAAGAATACTCAAATTATCGGTGTCAGTGCTGATTCTGTTGATTCCCATGCTAAGTTCTGCGATTCCGAAGGTTTGAAATTTCCCTTGTTAGCTGATGTTGATGGCAAAGTCAGTAAAGCCTACGGTTCGTGGATTGGCTATGTCTCTATGCGTCATACCTTTATTGTTGACCCGAAGGGTATTCTGCGCGAGACCTATACAGGGGTAAATCCCTCAATTCACAGTGCTGAGGTGCTGGCTCGTCTCAATGAATTGCAATCCGCTGCATCTTAA
- a CDS encoding DUF3474 domain-containing protein, which produces MQTSPVKLSYPAELAEPPFTLAQIKAAIPASCFEPSVWKSLSYFFLDVSVISILYAAAYYLNSWFFWPIFWLMQGTMFWALFVVGHDCGHGSFSKKKWLNDLIGHLSHTPILVPYHGWRISHRTHHQNTGNIDTDESWYPVTESKYKQMAWWEKYLRFDLALLFVYPLYLFKRSPERPGGSHFHPGSPLFKPSEKWDVLTSTACLTLMIGLLGFLTYEWGWMWLVKYYLGPYVVFVVWLDLVTFLHHTDPEIPWYRGKDWYFLKGALSTIDHDYGFINNIHHNIGTHVAHHIFLNMPHYHLKTATEAIKPILGDYYRKSERSVFSAFLRSYKTCHFVKDTGSKVYYTPKSELEKG; this is translated from the coding sequence GTGCAAACTAGCCCTGTAAAGTTAAGCTATCCAGCAGAATTGGCAGAACCGCCATTTACCCTCGCGCAAATAAAGGCGGCCATTCCTGCGTCTTGCTTTGAACCCTCCGTCTGGAAATCGTTATCCTACTTTTTCCTGGATGTCTCTGTCATCAGCATCCTTTACGCGGCTGCGTACTACCTAAATTCTTGGTTTTTCTGGCCAATTTTCTGGCTGATGCAAGGGACGATGTTCTGGGCTTTGTTTGTCGTAGGACACGATTGCGGTCACGGTTCTTTTTCTAAAAAGAAATGGCTGAATGATTTGATCGGGCATCTGTCTCATACGCCCATACTCGTTCCCTATCATGGCTGGCGCATCAGCCATAGAACCCACCACCAAAATACTGGAAATATAGATACCGATGAAAGTTGGTATCCCGTCACCGAGTCCAAATATAAGCAGATGGCTTGGTGGGAAAAGTACCTCCGCTTCGATCTAGCGCTGCTGTTTGTCTATCCGCTGTACCTATTTAAACGTTCTCCTGAAAGACCGGGTGGATCTCACTTTCACCCCGGTAGCCCGCTTTTTAAGCCATCGGAAAAATGGGATGTGCTAACCAGCACTGCTTGTTTGACTTTGATGATAGGCTTGCTAGGTTTCCTGACCTATGAATGGGGGTGGATGTGGCTAGTTAAATATTATCTAGGGCCATACGTTGTTTTTGTTGTCTGGCTTGACTTAGTAACATTTCTGCACCACACCGACCCAGAAATACCTTGGTATCGCGGCAAAGATTGGTATTTTCTCAAAGGTGCTTTGTCTACGATTGACCACGATTATGGGTTTATTAATAACATCCACCACAACATTGGAACCCATGTGGCTCACCACATATTTCTGAATATGCCTCACTACCATTTGAAGACTGCAACTGAGGCAATAAAACCAATTTTGGGAGACTATTACCGTAAATCGGAGCGGTCAGTTTTCTCAGCCTTTCTGCGCTCGTACAAAACCTGTCATTTTGTCAAGGATACTGGCTCTAAGGTTTACTACACACCAAAATCCGAGTTGGAAAAAGGCTAA
- the lpxD gene encoding UDP-3-O-(3-hydroxymyristoyl)glucosamine N-acyltransferase, protein MKFSEIVQKLDSAAVSTSLTSNADCDPEITGVAAVDEAGSGTLSYIEGGKFAHFVGKTSASALILPRDEALQAQATERGIAWVTGADPRLLFAAAIALFYKPFHPSPQIHPTAVIHPSAEVGQEVYIGAHAVIEAGVKIGNHVCIHPNVVIYPEVQIGDRTTLHANCTIHERSRIGSHCVIHSGAVIGAEGFGFVPTPTGWFKMEQSGYTILEDGVEVGCNSTIDRPSVGETRVSHNTKIDNLVHIGHGCKVGANCALAGQVGMAGGVKVGNGVLLAGQVGIANQAHIGDGAIATAKTGIHNDVAPGAIVTGTPAIPHKVFLKAAAVYQRLPEMYQTLKQLQRRLGDNK, encoded by the coding sequence ATGAAATTTAGCGAAATTGTCCAAAAACTTGACTCTGCTGCTGTCTCCACTAGCCTGACATCGAATGCAGACTGCGACCCAGAAATTACGGGGGTTGCAGCGGTTGATGAGGCTGGCAGCGGCACTCTCAGCTATATTGAGGGGGGAAAATTCGCCCATTTTGTGGGGAAAACGTCTGCTAGCGCTTTAATTTTGCCTCGCGATGAGGCACTACAGGCACAAGCGACAGAACGAGGTATAGCTTGGGTTACGGGAGCAGATCCGCGATTGTTGTTTGCTGCGGCGATCGCTCTATTCTACAAACCTTTCCATCCTTCCCCCCAAATCCATCCGACGGCGGTAATTCACCCCTCGGCTGAAGTTGGTCAAGAAGTTTACATCGGCGCTCATGCGGTAATTGAAGCGGGGGTGAAGATTGGCAACCATGTTTGCATTCATCCCAACGTAGTGATTTATCCAGAAGTTCAAATAGGCGATCGCACTACATTACACGCTAACTGCACTATCCACGAGCGATCGCGCATCGGCTCGCATTGCGTTATTCACAGCGGTGCTGTCATCGGTGCAGAAGGTTTTGGTTTTGTCCCCACACCCACTGGCTGGTTCAAAATGGAGCAGTCTGGCTACACCATATTAGAAGATGGCGTCGAAGTTGGGTGCAACAGCACGATTGACCGTCCCTCTGTTGGAGAAACCAGGGTTTCACACAATACGAAAATTGACAACTTAGTGCATATCGGTCACGGCTGTAAAGTCGGTGCTAACTGTGCTTTGGCGGGTCAGGTAGGTATGGCGGGAGGAGTCAAAGTTGGGAATGGGGTGCTATTGGCGGGACAGGTAGGGATAGCGAATCAGGCACATATTGGAGATGGCGCGATCGCAACTGCCAAAACAGGCATCCACAATGATGTTGCACCAGGAGCTATTGTCACCGGAACTCCAGCTATTCCCCACAAAGTTTTTCTCAAAGCAGCGGCCGTATACCAACGCCTCCCTGAAATGTATCAAACTCTCAAACAGCTACAGCGACGCCTGGGTGACAACAAATAA
- the rd gene encoding rubredoxin, with product MKKYKCTICGYVYDPAEGDPDSDIAPGTAFEDIPEDWVCPVCGVTKEDFEESEE from the coding sequence ATGAAAAAGTATAAATGCACTATTTGTGGATACGTCTACGATCCAGCAGAAGGCGATCCAGATTCAGATATTGCGCCCGGTACGGCGTTTGAAGACATCCCCGAAGACTGGGTTTGCCCGGTTTGTGGGGTGACAAAAGAAGATTTTGAAGAATCCGAAGAGTAG
- a CDS encoding Uma2 family endonuclease gives MTDAIAQPQSSLSLPDHTQLPDSDGTFVKNFQEHPQSVLLTTSLLPILRQVHPDGQYCIGQDSGIYWRMTEPPERGAEAPDWFYVPNVSPTINGEIRRSYVLWQEYIPPLIALEFVSGDGKEERDKTPLTGKFWVYETVIRPAFYGIYEVKKASVEVYHLVEDRYQLLAANERGHYPINSLGVELGIWQGEYQNATLPWLRWWDCQGNLLFTGDERAERLAAQLRAAGIEPEV, from the coding sequence ATGACGGATGCGATCGCACAACCACAATCCAGCTTATCCCTACCTGACCATACTCAGTTACCCGACTCCGATGGCACTTTCGTGAAAAACTTCCAAGAACACCCTCAAAGCGTTCTGCTGACTACCTCTCTTTTGCCCATATTACGCCAAGTTCATCCCGATGGTCAGTATTGTATTGGTCAGGATTCCGGTATCTACTGGCGCATGACTGAACCACCCGAAAGAGGTGCTGAAGCCCCAGACTGGTTTTATGTGCCGAATGTCTCCCCAACAATAAACGGTGAAATCCGGCGTTCTTACGTTTTATGGCAAGAGTACATTCCACCCTTGATTGCGCTGGAATTTGTTTCTGGTGATGGAAAAGAAGAGCGAGATAAAACACCACTAACTGGCAAATTTTGGGTTTATGAAACCGTCATTCGTCCTGCATTCTACGGCATTTATGAAGTGAAAAAAGCTAGCGTTGAGGTGTATCATTTAGTAGAAGATCGCTATCAACTTCTAGCTGCTAACGAACGGGGACACTACCCCATTAACTCTTTGGGTGTAGAGTTAGGAATTTGGCAGGGTGAATATCAAAATGCTACTCTTCCCTGGTTGCGTTGGTGGGATTGCCAAGGAAATCTGTTGTTTACTGGCGATGAACGGGCAGAACGTTTAGCCGCCCAATTACGCGCCGCCGGGATTGAGCCGGAAGTGTAA
- the clpB gene encoding ATP-dependent chaperone ClpB — protein MQPSNPNQFTEKAWEAIARTPDIIKASQQQYVESEHLLKSLLEQEGLTNSIFNKAGVNLQRLRDYIETFIRRQPKVSGGAGSAYWGRSVDSLLDRADAYRKEFGDEFISIEHLVLGYAKDDRFGKGLFQEFKLDEAKLKNIVTQIRGSQKVTDQNPEGKYESLEKYGRDLTEFARGGKLDPVIGRDDEIRRTIQILSRRTKNNPVLIGEPGVGKTAIAEGLAQRIVSGDVPESLRDRKLIALDMGALIAGAKYRGEFEERLKAVLKEVTDSQGTIILFIDEIHTVVGAGATQGAMDAGNLLKPMLARGELRCIGATTLDEYRKYIEKDAALERRFQQVYIDQPSVEDTISILRGLKDRYETHHNVKISDSALVAAAALSTRYISDRFLPDKAIDLVDEAAARLKMESTSKPEELDEIDRKILQLEMERLSLQKESAPASRERLGRIEKELADLKEEQRSLNTQWQAEKDVLDKRKSLKEEIDRVNVEVQQAEREYNLNRAAELKYGKLTELQKQLEETEKQLVQTQKSGKSLLREEVTESDIAEIISKWTGIPISKLVESEMEKLLHLEDELHKRVIGQDEAVTAVADAIQRSRAGLSDPNRPIASFIFLGPTGVGKTELAKALASYLFDTEEAVVRIDMSEYMEKHNVSRMIGAPPGYVGYDEGGQLTEAIRRRPYAVVLFDEIEKAHPDVFNIMLQILDDGRVTDSQGRKVDFKNTIIIMTSNIGSQYIIDIGGDDSRYDEMRNRVMESMRSSFRPEFLNRIDEMIIFHSLRKSELRQIVKLQVARLEKRLSDRKIALKLSEAALDFVADIGYDPVYGARPLKRAIQRELETQIAKAILRGEFHDGDTIYVDVENERLAFKRLASELLTSKSS, from the coding sequence ATGCAACCAAGCAATCCTAATCAATTTACAGAAAAAGCGTGGGAAGCGATCGCTCGCACCCCCGATATCATTAAAGCTTCTCAACAGCAATATGTTGAAAGCGAACATTTACTTAAATCTCTCCTCGAACAAGAGGGTCTAACTAACAGCATTTTTAATAAAGCTGGCGTTAACTTGCAGCGCCTGCGCGATTACATCGAAACCTTTATCCGCCGTCAACCCAAGGTTTCTGGCGGCGCTGGTTCTGCATATTGGGGACGCAGTGTAGATAGCCTCTTAGATCGGGCTGATGCTTATCGCAAAGAGTTTGGCGATGAATTTATTTCAATCGAGCATCTAGTTTTAGGCTATGCCAAAGACGACCGTTTTGGTAAAGGTTTATTTCAAGAATTTAAACTAGATGAAGCCAAACTCAAAAATATTGTTACACAAATTCGTGGTAGCCAAAAAGTGACTGACCAAAATCCAGAAGGCAAGTACGAATCGCTGGAAAAATACGGGCGCGATTTAACTGAATTTGCTCGCGGGGGTAAGTTAGATCCTGTAATTGGGCGCGATGATGAAATTCGTCGTACTATTCAAATTTTGTCGCGGCGCACTAAAAATAATCCGGTTTTAATTGGTGAACCTGGGGTAGGTAAAACCGCGATCGCTGAAGGTTTAGCCCAACGCATTGTCAGCGGTGATGTACCTGAATCGTTGCGCGATCGCAAGCTAATCGCCCTCGATATGGGCGCTCTTATTGCTGGCGCTAAATACCGAGGCGAATTTGAAGAACGTCTGAAAGCAGTTCTCAAAGAAGTTACCGACTCCCAAGGCACAATAATCCTATTTATTGATGAGATTCACACCGTTGTTGGTGCTGGCGCAACTCAAGGCGCGATGGATGCTGGGAACTTGCTCAAACCCATGCTGGCGCGGGGTGAGTTGCGGTGTATCGGTGCGACGACTCTAGATGAATACCGCAAGTATATCGAAAAAGATGCGGCTCTAGAACGACGCTTTCAACAGGTATATATCGATCAACCAAGCGTAGAAGATACTATCTCGATTCTGCGTGGTTTGAAAGACCGCTACGAAACGCACCATAACGTTAAGATCTCTGATAGCGCATTAGTAGCTGCGGCAGCATTGTCTACAAGATATATTAGCGATCGCTTCTTGCCAGATAAAGCGATTGACTTAGTTGATGAAGCCGCCGCCAGGTTAAAAATGGAAAGTACCTCTAAGCCAGAGGAACTAGACGAAATCGACCGCAAAATTTTACAGTTGGAAATGGAGCGGCTATCACTTCAAAAAGAAAGCGCTCCAGCTTCTAGGGAAAGGTTGGGAAGAATTGAAAAAGAACTCGCCGATCTTAAAGAAGAACAGCGCTCGCTTAATACTCAGTGGCAAGCTGAAAAAGATGTTCTCGATAAGCGTAAAAGCCTGAAAGAAGAAATCGACAGGGTTAATGTTGAAGTTCAACAAGCGGAAAGAGAATATAATCTTAACCGCGCCGCTGAGTTAAAGTATGGCAAATTAACTGAATTGCAAAAACAGTTAGAAGAGACTGAGAAGCAATTAGTTCAAACTCAGAAGAGTGGCAAGTCTCTCTTAAGGGAAGAAGTCACTGAATCTGATATCGCGGAAATTATTTCCAAGTGGACGGGAATTCCTATCAGCAAGCTAGTGGAATCTGAGATGGAAAAACTGCTGCACTTGGAAGATGAACTGCACAAGCGAGTTATCGGACAAGATGAAGCGGTGACGGCTGTTGCAGATGCAATACAGCGATCGCGTGCTGGTTTGTCTGACCCCAATCGCCCGATTGCTAGCTTTATTTTCCTCGGCCCTACTGGTGTTGGCAAGACGGAATTAGCAAAAGCGCTTGCTTCTTACTTGTTCGACACTGAAGAAGCAGTCGTGCGAATTGATATGTCGGAATACATGGAGAAACACAACGTTTCTCGCATGATTGGTGCGCCTCCTGGATACGTCGGTTACGATGAAGGCGGACAGCTAACTGAAGCAATTCGCCGTCGTCCGTATGCTGTCGTGCTATTCGATGAAATCGAAAAGGCACACCCGGATGTGTTTAACATCATGCTGCAAATTTTAGATGATGGTCGCGTTACCGATTCTCAAGGTCGGAAGGTGGATTTCAAGAACACCATCATTATTATGACCAGCAATATCGGTTCGCAGTACATCATTGATATTGGTGGCGATGATTCTCGCTATGATGAAATGCGAAATCGAGTGATGGAATCGATGCGTTCTAGCTTCCGTCCGGAGTTCCTCAACCGCATTGATGAGATGATTATCTTCCACAGCTTGCGGAAATCGGAACTGCGGCAGATTGTTAAGTTGCAAGTTGCTAGATTGGAGAAGCGCTTGAGCGATCGCAAAATTGCTCTCAAACTCTCTGAAGCAGCGCTTGATTTTGTAGCTGATATAGGTTACGACCCAGTTTATGGGGCACGGCCTTTGAAACGAGCAATCCAGCGAGAACTAGAAACGCAAATTGCTAAGGCTATCTTGCGCGGCGAATTTCATGACGGCGACACTATCTATGTAGATGTAGAAAACGAGCGCCTTGCCTTCAAGCGATTGGCATCGGAGTTGTTAACTTCAAAATCTAGCTAA
- a CDS encoding 2OG-Fe(II) oxygenase — protein sequence MPSKSLIGIETIELTFTQQISLSYYRTSHNVFEPDYLSDLQGEIRACSYFAVNNLNRDFIGTKGFSVVFQREGLGEVERRFPFFKPYLRTALQPSCNAFYLNPLLLKDGSRVDPHIDRSLRSYCKTIEPPVVVSVLYVQVPDGLVGGELVLQCNKKKVGQIQPAANTLVYFQGDLTHSVNQVKSSGERLSLVCEQYSLEEDELGEIPKFTIESRAVKPKVKDGRRG from the coding sequence GTGCCGTCAAAATCCCTAATAGGGATTGAAACTATAGAATTAACTTTTACACAGCAGATTTCCTTGAGCTACTATCGCACCTCACACAATGTTTTTGAGCCGGACTACCTCAGTGACTTGCAGGGAGAAATCCGCGCTTGCTCTTATTTCGCCGTCAACAACCTAAACCGCGACTTTATAGGAACTAAGGGATTTTCCGTCGTATTCCAGCGCGAGGGCTTGGGGGAAGTGGAAAGACGCTTTCCCTTCTTCAAACCTTATCTTCGCACGGCTTTACAGCCAAGCTGCAATGCTTTTTACCTCAATCCATTATTGCTAAAGGATGGCTCCCGCGTAGATCCGCATATAGATCGCAGTCTGCGATCGTACTGCAAGACAATTGAGCCTCCAGTTGTAGTCAGCGTGCTTTATGTGCAAGTACCGGATGGTTTAGTTGGAGGAGAATTAGTGCTGCAATGTAATAAAAAGAAAGTTGGCCAAATTCAGCCTGCGGCTAACACGTTGGTTTACTTTCAAGGCGATTTGACTCATTCGGTAAATCAAGTCAAAAGTTCGGGTGAAAGACTTAGTTTAGTGTGCGAACAATACAGTTTAGAGGAAGATGAACTGGGGGAAATCCCTAAGTTTACTATTGAGTCTAGAGCCGTTAAGCCAAAAGTTAAAGATGGCAGACGGGGGTAG
- a CDS encoding class I SAM-dependent methyltransferase translates to MDEQFQHRMLPEATHDELARQNFVNSLKGYIGSQISPGNKELYEKQLKPRFEQENQRPPKDRYEVRRLMQHEPSYRMWGALRRTTQEMLWDAVNISVERQINDLIEQAQDKASACGSLTLNPDLKIPAYHTAVDIHCMPGGYHSEYIQDDVAAGAIYDRGVYVYVMGRLGPLNDDMGQSVVRNYLQPQHPNFRPAKILDMGCSVGHSTLPYVDAYPDAEVYAIDVASPMLRYAHARAEALQKRVHFSQQNAEHTNFPDESFDLIVSHILLHEASPGAIANILRECHRLLVPGGLMVHAEAPQYNNMDAYSAFMFDWETQNNNEPWWSAMRDLDLVEMTIKAGFEPDKIIPTVAANGAWKNSGQSGGFGSRGNWSVLVASK, encoded by the coding sequence ATGGACGAGCAATTCCAACACCGCATGCTGCCTGAAGCTACCCACGATGAGTTAGCACGTCAAAATTTTGTAAATAGCTTGAAAGGCTACATTGGTAGTCAGATTTCTCCAGGGAATAAAGAGCTTTACGAAAAGCAGCTTAAACCCCGATTTGAGCAAGAAAATCAACGCCCTCCCAAAGATCGTTATGAAGTTCGTCGTTTGATGCAGCACGAACCGTCTTATCGAATGTGGGGTGCGTTGCGGCGTACTACTCAAGAGATGTTGTGGGATGCTGTCAATATTAGTGTTGAACGGCAAATTAACGATTTAATTGAGCAAGCACAAGATAAGGCTAGCGCCTGCGGTTCTTTAACCCTCAACCCGGATTTAAAAATACCTGCTTACCACACCGCAGTAGATATCCACTGTATGCCTGGTGGCTACCACAGCGAATATATACAAGATGATGTTGCTGCTGGAGCAATCTACGATCGCGGTGTTTATGTTTATGTCATGGGTCGCTTGGGGCCACTTAACGACGATATGGGTCAGTCAGTGGTTCGCAACTACTTACAGCCGCAGCATCCCAACTTCCGTCCCGCCAAAATTCTTGATATGGGGTGTTCCGTCGGTCACAGCACTCTCCCTTACGTGGATGCTTACCCCGATGCGGAAGTTTATGCTATTGATGTAGCTTCCCCGATGCTGCGTTACGCCCATGCTAGGGCTGAAGCTTTGCAGAAGCGGGTACACTTTTCCCAGCAGAATGCGGAGCATACAAACTTCCCAGATGAGTCGTTCGATTTAATTGTCTCTCATATTTTGTTGCACGAAGCTTCACCAGGCGCGATCGCTAACATCCTTCGCGAATGTCACCGCCTGCTAGTTCCCGGCGGGTTGATGGTTCATGCAGAGGCTCCCCAATATAACAATATGGATGCCTACAGTGCGTTCATGTTTGATTGGGAAACTCAAAACAATAACGAACCTTGGTGGAGTGCTATGCGCGATTTAGATTTAGTTGAAATGACAATTAAGGCTGGTTTTGAGCCAGATAAAATTATTCCTACTGTTGCCGCTAATGGGGCTTGGAAAAATAGCGGGCAAAGTGGCGGTTTTGGCAGCCGGGGCAATTGGTCTGTGTTAGTTGCAAGTAAATGA
- a CDS encoding WGxxGxxG family protein has translation MKFSNLSKFAGASVLAASLSMAALTQPASAQSTPGTDSSNTTTTTGTTGTTDTTTGQGVNTATDNRDNGFDWGWLGLLGLAGLAGLAGKKNEEPTRYREPDEASSSTYRR, from the coding sequence ATGAAATTTTCCAACCTGTCCAAATTTGCTGGTGCTAGCGTTCTTGCAGCTAGTTTGTCGATGGCCGCTTTAACACAACCTGCTTCCGCTCAAAGCACCCCTGGTACCGATAGTTCCAATACCACTACAACAACTGGAACAACTGGGACAACTGATACAACAACTGGCCAAGGCGTTAATACTGCAACCGACAACCGCGATAACGGATTCGATTGGGGATGGTTAGGCTTGTTGGGTCTTGCTGGTTTGGCTGGTTTGGCTGGTAAGAAAAACGAAGAGCCTACCCGTTACCGCGAACCCGATGAAGCATCTTCCTCTACCTATCGGCGGTAG
- a CDS encoding WGxxGxxG family protein: protein MKTSNVYKFVGAGVLAASLSIASLTNPAVAQTNNSNTGTYDTTREDVNNTRDNDFNLGWLGLLGLAGLAGLAKKKGNDRVSSRDDVMTSGGTRR from the coding sequence ATGAAAACTTCAAACGTGTACAAATTTGTTGGAGCTGGCGTTCTTGCTGCTAGTTTGTCGATTGCATCTTTGACTAACCCAGCCGTTGCTCAAACCAATAATTCTAATACTGGTACTTATGATACTACCAGGGAAGATGTTAATAACACACGGGATAATGACTTTAATTTGGGTTGGTTAGGTTTGCTCGGTTTGGCTGGTCTGGCTGGTTTGGCTAAGAAGAAAGGTAACGACCGCGTGTCATCCCGCGACGATGTAATGACCTCCGGCGGAACTCGCCGCTAA